A part of Liolophura sinensis isolate JHLJ2023 chromosome 1, CUHK_Ljap_v2, whole genome shotgun sequence genomic DNA contains:
- the LOC135470319 gene encoding uncharacterized protein LOC135470319 translates to MREMLAKMSVGKEYGEFGDDLDFDEVTMLTSDQMTCPEMFDLDEVFPDIPSISPVFEDHTFPVEQYCFEDFPDRSGFKKCEEVREEDMVEYCSTLYSTLQALLGAGQLDWKPSCSPTGIVTTLVASAMESGDQGSDLG, encoded by the exons ATGAGGGAGATGCTGGCTAAAATGTCTGTGGGAAAGGAGTACGGAGAGTTTGGGGATGACCTTGATTTTGATGAGGTCACCATGTTGACCTCTGACCAGATGACCTGTCCTGAGATGTTTGACCTTGATGAGGTCTTCCCTGACATCCCGTCTATCAG TCCTGTTTTTGAGGATCACACTTTTCCAGTTGAACAGTATTGTTTTGAGGATTTCCCTGATCGCAGTGGCTTCAAAAAGTGTGAGGAGGTGAGGGAGGAAGACATGGTGGAATACTGCAGTACTCTCTACTCTACTCTTCAAGCTTTGCTAGGAGCTGGGCAGCTGGATTG GAAGCCAAGTTGTTCACCTACAGGCATTGTGACCACTTTGGTGGCCTCTGCCATGGAGTCAGGAGATCAGGGATCAGACTTGGGTTGA